Part of the Mangifera indica cultivar Alphonso chromosome 4, CATAS_Mindica_2.1, whole genome shotgun sequence genome, TATAGTGTTGAAAAGACAAGTCATCACTGGAAAAGCTTgtcaaaaaatgaaaagttgCAGAAAAGATTGGATCAAGCAAAGAAGGGTTGGATTAGAAAGAAGGGAGGCAAGGGAAGGCAAATCGACATCGGGAAGATGATCCAATGTCGGGAAGTGACCAGAAATGGGGAAGATGGTCAAAAAATGGTGAGTTAGGGCTTGGTGGAAATCCAATCCTAAACTGAAAGAATTGTAAAGGGAAGAGAAGggaaagaaaacaagaaagaaaacaatttgGGCAATTggtagattaaaaaaaaattattctgcACACTAAAAAAATACTTTCTAATTTTCCCACTTGAAGACAGGATGATCCTCAAAGGAATCAGGTAACGTTAGGATTAAGATAATAGAGTTTGAACTAGGTTAGAATATGCAGGCAAACATCCATTTTCTGGTCATATAAGAGTAAAATGGGGACTAGAGTTTTGGGACCAGAGTTTTGGGCAATTTAACTAAGGGCAGCCTTAAGGCTGATTAAAGAGATTTCCGGCACCTCGAATGACTAGAATTGAGAGGCCCTGACTCCTCAAATTGTCAATTTATCTAACTGTAATCCcctttttatcaataaaatagtttttctttatttgttatgtttgttTACTGTTTTTTGGAAGAAAATGATTGGTTCCCTAACAACttcaaatatcaaaactataaaGTGAAAATCGTACCAGCATTGCTAAAGCAATATCAAGCAAAAAAGAAGATATATGCCCATGTGTGACAATTTCAGAAATACTACATAagcatatataaacaaaattccCACAATCATTTGTTATCAAGGTCATATGCAGGCAAATATATTGCATaactatatttatttgaatagaaTCATTAATCAAACATCCATTTTCTGGTCATATAATTTGGCTTCTATGTAGGGGAAATACAAAAAGGGTACCCGTGAATCCTCACTCCCACTAGCAATGAATGCTTGCCCAAATCCTCGAAAACAAGATCTGATCACAAATCGGGCACGCTTGTGACCTTTGTACTTTGACAACACCTTTGGATCACCTTCTATGCTCCAGAGATGAATTTCTTAGTTTATAAGATTAACCAGCAAGAACTTATTGtcttttgataatgaaaatgaagTAATTACTTTCTCCTCTTCAATCCATCTCTCAAATTTAGCTTTCCTGTCAAGTAAAAGAATAGCAGTTTCTGTACATATGCTTATGATCCTCTTTCCATCATCTGTTATAGCCATGTCCGATATCCTAAATGTCTTCTGCCCTTTCCGACATTCCAGCTTTTTTCCATCCAGATCCCACAGGCAGATGCACCTGTCAGTCATGCCAGCAAAAATAGCTTTTGCATTAGGAAGCCATCCACAAGAAATCAAGCCAACACCAGCTTTTTCATAAACATGAAGGCATTCTCCAGACAAAACATCCCAACATCTGATAACTTCCTCTTGTCCACAGGTCAGAACTTGGTGGTCATCAGGACTCCGTGAAACGGTGAACACTGGTTTTTGGTGTCCACTTAGTTTATGTTTCAGTAACACCTGCCCACCCTCTTTAACCTAAAAAATGAAGAACTTTTCAGTTCATGAGTAGAGAAAAGTTTTAAGTTGCAATGAGACAACTGGTGTTTTGGCAGAGAATGATAGCAACATAGAAGAGCAACTGTTTGGCAATAATACAATTTGCTAGAAACACTAGACACAAAACAGTTGTGCAATTAGAATATTCTGGACATCTTGGGTCTATCATACTCAATACCTATTTTTGTAGTACAGGTCTGCTGAAAATTATATACTTCTATAATGATAATTGCTTCACATAATTTGCTGAAATTTCAAGATTTCCAGTTATTAGAATAGGAGCACATCGCTTTTCAAAGATGAATTTTCTCCATGTGGATATACAAAAACCCAAGCAAACATTTTTAAAACCAGAATTCAAAAGAGCAACATGTCTCACCAGCAAATATGTCTCTACTAACATCATTTAAATTGCACCAAGGAtgccataaaattaaaataaaatcttggtGATGGCAATTTGACTAAAATGAAAAGCCATAAATTAATATGGCACAATGTGTTAGACTTCACAAAACCTCACTCAAGATCAGGTTAAGGACTAACCCCTGAATTACAGCGTTACTCTGCCCAAGATGCAGTGAAACACTCAGCAGAGTTTATATCGGCGTGGTACAGCTACAAGATAGTTTGAGCTAAAGGGGAAATTTTTCCATGAAAGGAATTGAGAAGGAGAGAGCTCTCCAAGTAATAGATTCAACCACaacatttatgattttttgaaatttgctcATGCTATACAAATACCAATAAAATTTCACTCAAGGCaataaatttgacttaaatctgCCAATAAAGTTTCCTTGTCTCCATGCTTTTAACTCTTCATTGAATTTCATTATCCTATCCAATAGTTAATATACTCCCTCAAGAAGGGAAATGGAGAACATTAGTTACTGAAAATGTGCTCATATTGGCAAAATTCCAGAGAGTTAGCACTGTGTAAATGAGGTAAAAGAAGCTGGAAGGTTGTAGAAGTCCATGTCAACGACTACAAGCCAAAAATCATATAGAAACCTTACCTCCCATATAATGGCTGACTGATCCTTGGATGATGATGCCAAATATTTACCATCATGTGAAAATTGCAAAAACCATACTTCGTCAGTGTGTGCTTCCAGAATCTGTTTCATTTGTAAAGACAGAATTTTTCACATTACCTTGGTAAAAATTTGAtgagaaaaatttatattagcaAATGTGCAGTTCATTAAAGGTATGTACAGTAAGAGAAACCATAATACATCATTCATTGATGATTGTGAAGTAGTGAAGAAAACAATACGGACAAGGATGAtgtaaatgataaataaaataaaatatataaatagatgggAAGATAAAAATGACACATCATGTAACTTCTTAAGGCATGCATTTCCTTTTTTTCAAGAATGGCTCTTTATCTTAGCCCTTCCAATAATGTTTCCCTTAAATTACTGGCACTACCAAATcatatgacattttttttttgaatcacATTATCCAACTAGATCACCATTTAAGCACTGGTAGTCTTGTAACAATAATTATTATTGGCAACAAAATTACTTATCCACGTCcaatattttgtcttccaacGAACAAAGATTAGTTCTCAATTCCCTAGACTGCTTTAAGACACAAAACTAAACAGGGGCAGTAGAAGGAAGCACTAAGCATCACTTCATTTGAAGAACAAGAATGCACATTCAGTACAAAGGCCAATGCCTTTGAAAAATTCTGTTTCACCATCTATACAGCATAGGATCTAGCGTGCAGAGATGCAATCTAGTATGCCTCTGGAAATTTTCACCAATTCACTGAGATAATCCTCATCATTATTTTACCGAAGAAAAGTTTAAAAGAGGATGATGAATGAAGTTCTAAATACAATAAGCAAACAAACCCCCATGTTCCTAATATCGCCAAGCAATCAAGGGCCCAACCAATTCAAACCAAGCACCATCCTCCCTcgccaaaaagaaaaaagacatcTCAATAATTTGTGATCTAGATCAGAACTTCTACACCAATATGGAAAGGAAATATTAACAATTATAGAGAggacataaaaaattatctgggtaaataaatgaaaattttgggcAAACCAGTAATTAGTTATCCTTCTGCAACATATAGAAAAGAAATGTCAAGACTGATATGAAGCATTCAAGTATCTGAAGCCAACAGTCAGCCCAGAGACAGTCTAACCTGCAAAGTTTGGGAAGGAATCGGGTTTCTACCGCACTGGTGATCTGAGTATAAAGACAGATTGCTATCCAAAGTATTGTGGAATGCACAGGAACCTCGTTGTACATCAAGAGCCTTTTCAACAAGGCATTCTAATCTTTTTTCAGGAATCATGACTGAAGCAGGAAGTAACTTTTGCATTTTTTCCAATAATATGGACCTTGACTTTGCACCATCAGTATCTTGATAAGAGACTCCAAGCATTGAAGACTTTGAAGGAGAAATAATGCAGGCCGCAAGTCCATGCAATCGGCTCACATTGATTTGAAGTGGTACAATCTCATTTCTTAAAGTATTTAAGGCAGCACTGACTTTTTCCATTTGTAGAAGCTCTAGAAACTTCTGTTCCAATATCAAGAAAGACACAGATTTCACAGTTGTTTCATCTGATATACCAATCATATGCAATGTGGCCACACTTTCATACCACTTTCCGTCCTTTACTTTCTGCATGAATGATTTGATAGCAGATGAATGCAACGGTATTCCTGTTTCATCCTCCAGAAGGGCCCCGCTCTTATCATAACCAAGTGAGTACAATGCCCTAGTTATGATTTTGATGAATTCTGCTTTTTTTTACGAAGCCTTTTGCACCAATTGTTTCTTCATCCCCTTGGGAGGTTAGTAGCCAAGCCATCTTATCTCCCAAAGAGCAAGCTAAAGATTGTGTGACAGATGAGTCTTTTAACTCGTTGATTCCCCTAAGGGTCCTTTCCCATGTTTCAAGGTGGTTCAATATCTTCTATAGCTCCCATGAAATGTCTGAATTAAACCGTATATTCTATGAGGCGTAAAGGAATAAAGCATGTAAGGAGAAATGTCTAATCTCACGGCCATTACAATCAGAGACTCatgaaataaattcatattgaTGCATAAGATAGCAACAAAATGTAAAACATTAATACGAAGAACAATCTTTCTCCTTCATAGACAAAAATGTTTCAAAGCAAGTGACCATATAATTGTGTTATGATTCTATGAAGCAACTGAAAAGAAGAACATGGTACGGGGCTACAATATGCCAAGAATTGTATCACATTGCAAAATCTAAAAAACTGCATTGATGCCAGTGGTTATGCAATTATGCGGTAGTGAGAGTATCTTATAATTTCTGAACCTGCCTGAACTTCtccattaaaaagaaaaaaaacaattaaaatgacagaaagaaagaaaagaaaagtgacCGTCAAGCTAAAAGCTTCTTGAAACCGTAGCCATGAAGTTTCAGTACTGaaacaattaatcaattttcaCAATTAATTACCAAGAATTCGCTGCTagaaattacataatttaaggAAAACAAGCAAGATCCATCTCATATTGATCATAAAgcaacataaaacatatataaggAATGCAAAACACGAAACTTcccaacaacaacaacaaacagCAGCagcacataataatataaaaagaaagaaacccaTGAAGCAAATCAAGAAAGCAAGGcgtaaaattgattaaaaagagGATAAGCGAGTGAAAGAAGAAATACCCAGAAAGAGAATGcgtagagagaaagagaaagaagcaaACATGAACTAGAAGATGATGatcgttattattattattatgaccAAAAAGCAACTCAACACTGCACCAACTAAAGAAAGGAAGCTATATAGTAACGTCATGTGAACTTGAAAACAGTGAGAAAGcagcaataaataaataaataatgaaaatttatggtaaataaataaaatttaaagacaaAGGAGGATGAGTTAGGTTTGGTTTACCCATGTCCATGTAACTGAGTTGTGTTTGTCCACCATGTATCTCACtttgattttatcattttccttactttcttttatattcaaCTAGTACAATTCTCAATGTCAAATGGGGagtttctttctctctatattTTGCTTGGCGTCCTGGTTAAATAGAAGGATCTCATGCAGCTCCTCAGTTTTTATTCTCCTTTCCATTTTTCTAATCACAATATCTATTAAGACAGATTATGTGTCCAAAGTTAATAATAGTTTGACAGCTGGAATATTAAACCAAATGTTACAAAGAAATTCTCcattttttaagatataaaatcTTCTTAATGTTGCATTAATCTTTCTCCAACCTTTTTCagtcattaaatcataaatcaagAGTCGCTTTCTCTAGAAATATTGTAGCAACCATTGGGGTTAATGGGTGTTTTGATACCATATTTGGGATTATGAGCAAATACCCGTTTGTGTTTATCATGTGCAAAAAAAATGATGCTCAAAACAATATATAGGTAGTTGGAAATGTTACTGTTTTCatgtaaaattataaagttaatGGTTAGAAGAAACTTATGCCTGTCTGTCTCTATCCAAAACCATCCATAACGAAGGACTAGAAATGGTAACATCTTAGTCTTGGGAAGAATAAACTAATTTCGTGGTCCATTTGCTCAACATGTCCCTGTGCCGTTTTTCTCCATGTTCAGGAATCTTTTCGCAAAATTCAAGtcttcattgatttttttttttttaccagtTTATCTTTTATGCTCTCTGCGTTTGGTACAGATACCAGAGTTCATAAAACTTGGTCTTGCACTtagtagaaaagaaaaaatattaatgaaagtGGCACCAACTTTTAGTTGATACTAATCAAAACTAGGACACAGCTGAGGTCATATAGATCATGAAAAGCTAGAGAAACCACTCTACAATCTGTATCATTATCAATTTTCCTTATTCTAAGCTGTCTAAAAAATTCCCTTGGTAGTGtccaaaaatatattcaatttcaGCAATTCATATTCTTCTTAAAGAAGAATATTTCTCAATCAATCAATGGAAACCACAAGCAGGGAGTAAGGATCCAATTCCCATCAACTTAAATTagtttttgcaattttttttcatcatctcaTTACATTTCAGTTTCCTGCACATACAACAATCAAAAGCGTTGGTGAAAAAACCAGGTATACATCCTGAATATGTGATAAGTTATTGAAAAGCAAACATTCTCTCTGATTGTCTATTAGCCAGATTTCATtaagataacaaaaaaaaaaaaaaaaatcaatgcaGCATATATCAAGAGTCTAAAtgattatatatgaaataaggTTAAGGCAGCTTTGCCTTAAAGAATCAAGGGCAAGGCCATCACTGAAACCAGTAAGCCTGGACTGAAGATGTTAGTGCTGTCCAGTTCTGGTACTTCTGTGGTAATCTTCATAATCCAGAGTCTGATGAACAAAATCCACTATGATGCAGAAGCAGTCTCTTTAGCCCTCTCTTTTACCATTGACTTAACAAAGAGCTCCCCCGCCCTGTAAGAGGATCGAACCTGGAAAAATGAATACATTGGGAAGTTAAGGCAATGTTATATAATGTCAGTTAATCAAATTTACGCAAAGTTTACAACATCTAGCCTAATAAACATTGACTTGAAGAGAGTAACCATTGAAAGTCCCCTAAAACAGTTGTCCGTGTTCAGCAAAATCCAAATATACTACAATTATCCATAGTTAACCATTAAAAAGAGCTTACCATTGGGCCACTAGCTACATAACGAAACCCAATAGACTCGCCATATTCCTTCCAGAAATCAAACTTTTCTGGGGTGACATATTCTTTGACAGTCAAATGTAGTGGTGTTGGCTGCaagaatataacaaattatacatTTAGTCAACAGGGACAATAGTGGGAAAGGTAAACCCTGATGCAAGGCTCACTCGCACTAAGATTGAATCATTTTAGAAACATCAGCGGGAACAAGCAGGATCACAGCCAGCTAAATATAAGAGATATGACTAGGCTCAGCCATATTGGTAAGCCAAAAAATGGGtagaatttaagtaaaaatcatTCTCAATTTCAGATGCCCCAAGTCTCAATATCCCAGTTTATTTAATCAAGCATGATTTTGTTTAGAATATTCACATATAAACTTAACCTGAAGATACTGTCCAAGAGTTAGAATATCAACATCTATAGCCCTTAGATCAGCCATCGCTTCCTTCAACTCATCATCAGTTTCTCCAAGACCCAGCATTATAGAAGATTTTGTTATCATCCCCTTTTTGCTTAACTTTGCATGTTTCAGAACCGATAAACTTTGTTCATACCTGTATTACCAAGCTATAACGAATTAGAATTCATAACCATTTATTACAAATGATGCAGACTAAGAAAATACTAACTGACAAAAgcaatcatattaattaattgacaCCAGTCCTGAACTGAGTTCATTCATCCAGCCAAAAGGCAAAGCTAAGTTTGTGCACCTAACAGTTCACATAAGAAGCTTCCTTTGTTTCATTAGCTCAGCCAGTTAGATTCAACTCATTATTAAGTTGAAACAGAACTTCGAATCAACATAAATAGAGCCAGACAAGTTCACATGTGGAGTCACAGTATCAAAGACAGATATTAAAGTTGTATGGGAATGGTGGACTTTTCGCTTCTATCAAACTTCTTCACATAGCTGTCCCCAAGGACAGGCCAAATCAAATCAGATTTGACTTCTTAACAGATTGAATCAATACAACTGAAGTCCAACCCATTCACAGGCTAAGTTCTAAAGATTAAAATGGAATCTTGCTTACAACATAGGATTGCAAGTCCTTAAGACCTAAGAAGAATAGTTATGGCAGGTATGAGATAGATGATTTGCTAAAGTAAAATATATGGCACAATAGCTCATTCAAGCCTTTCAAATTATGAAGCAGATTTTTTTGGCATTGTTAGTAGATTAAACATTGTTGAAGACAATGAAGACAGCTTCAGTCAGAACAGAAATGATGCATGATGATATAAAGATAATTTCCAACTCTCAACAGAACTCACCCAGCCCGAGGATCCCTGACAATTCGCTGAAGCCGTTTCACTGTTTCAATATTGTGAGCAAAGACATCTAAACCTGAGTGTACAAGAGTATCTACAGCCGTTAGGTCACCCTGGAAATCAGAAGTTAAACACTCAACCATGATCTCAGGCTTGAGTCTCTGCAAATGGAGTGTAAAGAATTCAATCAAAGTTATTGTTCAAATTCCAATATCTTCTGCAGAAAATATAACTTAGAAAGACtgcaattaaaataaatatataaataaataatatagtaagAGAGAAATGCAGACCTTCATAGCTTTGACAGTCTGAGCAAAGTGTCCACTTCCACCATCAGGTATATCATCACGATCTACACTTGTTATGACAATATAATCCaccctaaacaaaaaatttatcaaacaactTTTTCAAATTCTGCAGAAACATGTGGTAACACACCAAAACAATGTATGCATAACACATGTGcaccaaatatataaaattaaaaaaaccatcCCAGAGATGTGTACTAAATGAATGGTTTCATTTATTTCAAACctataaaagatgtatatatatacaaaataagcTAAAAGGATTGCTGTCCTCAATTCTCAAATAACAAGAAACTAAGAACCAGATACATTCAAACTTAGGTAAGTGTCAAGACTCAAGATATTCATAGCTgtaaaataaaagagattttCATTCTGAAAAGGCATCCCCAGAATAGCAGTCATGAAAGATGGTAAACTTACAAGTTACCTATGTTATAACATTTGCTGGATAATTAGCTTAAATTTTCTTCATAGTATTGTAACAACAACACCTCAAATACGTACCCCCAACTTGCTATGGCCTTAGCAGTGTTTTCTGGTTCCATAGGATCAGGTGGTGCAGGGTTTCTGCTGGTTTTGACAGCACAAAATCTGCATCCACGGGTGCAAGTATCTCCAAGTACCATGATTGTCGCGGTTGCAATACCATCCCCACCTCCGTTCCAACACTGCCCAAAATCATTTCCAACCATTTCACAgctaaatcaaaactaaaacaaCAAGAACAATCAATTTCTAAATTTCTACCTGAGGAAATTTTATATTTCCGGGCCAACATCACAGGAATTAATGAATGTAAGCAGTCATATTGTTACTTCGCAAACAGGAAATTCACGAGGTCATCAATGCGAACATGCAATTGAATTAACCGCaattttaaatgaagaaataGAGAGAAACCCAgatacaaaattacaaaaaataaataaataaataaaagtaccTCTCCAATATTGGGACACTGAGCCTCCTCGCAAACAGTGTTGAGTTTCAAATTGGAGAGGGATTCTTTAACTTGTTGAAACCTTTCTCCTTGAGGAGCTTTCTGTCTCAACCACGCAGGCTTCTTGACATTCGGGTCTCTCCCTGTGAACGGACCTACGTGTTGTTTTTGTTGTAATGGGGGATTAATGGAGTCGATCTTTGAATCGCATCGGACTTTCACGGGAACTGAGAATGAGACTGAAGGTTTCGAAATGGAGGAATGAATCATTGCGGATTTTAATTCGAACAAGCAAATGGGGGTTCTTACACGGAGAAGATGAAAAAAGTTAGTTCTTCAAATTCAAGTAAGAAGCATTGAAATCTCCGCCTGAAATTCAATACAAAGACAAAGCTGTCTGTCTTTGGTAGTTAAAAAACTGTTAACGCCCTACTCAAACACCAGTTGGGTTTTTTCATCTGTATTTTgccaaatcaaattaaatattttcaattggccagaggactatttcccacctaagataCGCTGCATTTTCAAGTTtccgggatattaattaaaataggcaaaaaatttttcgtttatacctttttaggcaaacgcaccgtagttttacttttataagcaaatttttttgtaactccaaaaataccctttcagCCCTGTATACATAGGCATTGGAAGAAAGGtttgagtgcgtgggtgcgtgcggagtgcgcgcGGAGTGTGTGGGTGCATGcggagtgcgtgggtgcgtacGGAGTGCGCGTagagtgcgtgagtgcgtgcggagtgcgtgGTGCGCGCGGTGCATGCAGAGCGCGCACTGTATATAGTGTACAGTGAGTGCACAGTGCGCGCACAGTGAGTGCACAGTGCATGCACtgtacatatattatatatataatattatattattatatatatttattatattataatattatgtataatatataataacataatatatatatttaaaaattattattattattatttttatatattatattaaatattataatatttaatatatatatatatatatatatatatatatatatatatatatatataaaaggaaggGTGCGCGCACCCTcacactttgtttatatatattaatcagggTGCGCGCACTGCTCACGCACCACAAGCACTGCGCGCACCGCACGCACCACGCAAGTACCGCGCGCACTctgcacgcactcacgcactcaagttttccttccaacgtctacgtatacagggctgagagggtatttttggagttaataaaaagttttgcttataaaaataaaactactatgCATTTgcctaaaaaaatataagcggaaaaaattttgcctattttttaactttgaaaatatcaaatatccacccataaatagttaaatttaacggaatctaactcctaaaaattttatatctttttccccccctaacccctaaaaactaactatttccccttagaccaagttttgaaaaatagcattccccctctagggtttagttttcaatccccaacGTCAAATCCGGTACCATCGTCGACGATGAAGCCTTCCCgatgcaccaccatgctccgacgacctctcttctctcctttgGAACACCGATCGACCCAGATTTGGCATCGTCTTCGCCTGGAAAGTTAAAGAGCttactatatattaaatattttgccATTTtgctaaatcaaattaaatattttcaatttcaccattttcttactatatattagaaagggagaaggactatttcccacctaactttagATGCGatttcaaaatgccacccacggtagatgaaaatccacttttcccacccatgagccgttaatatgaatgatttctgtttgcataagggtaaaatgtccattttacccttgttagatgaaatgacaaaaatacccctcaatttagtctgtaaaattcatcccaaaattgatgtaagggttttaccattcaccccctttaggttttagaaactaacatttcaccttacctaaagtttttaaactttgaaaactaacattttcaaccccaaacttagggtttccataattttcaaaatacagccaccccccataactttcaaaactagcagtttcaccctcattcttcaacttcatcttccgatgTCGTCTCCGGCGTCGTCatcggcctcctccttctcctagtgcgacggcggtggtgcgatgaagagatcttcatctcctccacgcacggtgcgacgaagagacggagatctcttcgtcgcacggtgcgacgaagagacggagatctcttcgtcgcacggtgcgacgaagagacagagatctcttcatcgcaccaccgtgTGACAAAGAGGTCTCTCTTCATCGCTCCACCTAGACGACGAAAGACTACTCGTCGccgtccttcgtcgctcgttgcGTGGTCCAGAGGCTGcgacgaagcgtcatccttcgtttgttcttccagatctggacgacgcttcgtcttccagatctgggtgacgaagagtcgtccttcgttgtcctttgtagtcggagatgggagatcggtcgattgcgtcggccgtcggtggtggccggcgaaggaagcaaaccctaggggtgaaatctaaacttttcaaactttgaggatgggttagttattagtttttaaaacctggaggggagaaacgataaaattttaaagttttaaggttttaaatagtaaatgacgattttgcccttgtccctaactaaaaaattggacGGTAATTTGGCCATAGacgggaaaagtggattttcatctgtcgtagatgacattttgaaaacgtCAACAAACACAACTTTTTTCTTTCCcgataattatatttctttatttttaacaacttcttttgtatttttcaatggCTTCTTCAATAAACTTATTACAAACTTAAACTgaacaatttgaatttaacccaAACTTAAACCAACTCCTATTTGAGCTCAAGTTGTCACCAATCTACCCCCTACCCAAAAAATTGGTTAGATTTGGCTTAATTTAAGTCAAAGAATTAGGCGTAAAATGTTTATAGCTTTCATGTGAAAGCTTACATAAAACTAGTTCCAATATTACGGCTAGTATTTTTTGTCTGATTAATCTTACTCTTTGATCCATGATAGTGAGCCTTAAAGGCATGTCATCTTTGTCCAAATCGCTTTTGAGCTCAACAACAGAAAAATGGGTGAAATTTAAGACAATAATACAAGAGCTTACATATATGTAACTTAACTTCAATCTAGAACTTTTTTCATTCTGTCTGTCTTGTGGATCTCATTTTGATCACTACACAGCATTACagtttctaataataataatcacaaGGTCACAAAAACTTAGGATGAAGAACGCAACAAAATTTTTTC contains:
- the LOC123214458 gene encoding lipoyl synthase 1, chloroplastic-like — protein: MIHSSISKPSVSFSVPVKVRCDSKIDSINPPLQQKQHVGPFTGRDPNVKKPAWLRQKAPQGERFQQVKESLSNLKLNTVCEEAQCPNIGECWNGGGDGIATATIMVLGDTCTRGCRFCAVKTSRNPAPPDPMEPENTAKAIASWGVDYIVITSVDRDDIPDGGSGHFAQTVKAMKRLKPEIMVECLTSDFQGDLTAVDTLVHSGLDVFAHNIETVKRLQRIVRDPRAGYEQSLSVLKHAKLSKKGMITKSSIMLGLGETDDELKEAMADLRAIDVDILTLGQYLQPTPLHLTVKEYVTPEKFDFWKEYGESIGFRYVASGPMVRSSYRAGELFVKSMVKERAKETASAS